In Capillimicrobium parvum, a genomic segment contains:
- a CDS encoding peptidoglycan-binding protein, whose protein sequence is MHRVLAGALVGVAAACSVSAATPVAARAASANVAALQIALAGAGLSPGPVDGISGPQTQTALQRFQARRHLLVDGIAGAQTRRALGRRGRPALGHRPMRLGTRGWDVAALQFLLRVRGYGSGGLDGGFGPGTLAAVQRFQQAAGLTVDGIAGPSTLAALRRLQVTPTPTATASGPVRFLRPVSVAFTDGFGYPGGRRHTGLDYPLPYGAPVAATGVGVVAFAGWNSGGYGNLVVVRHRLGFETWYAHLSSITTSVGASVSGGTVIGHVGSTGHSTGPHLHFEVRQFGTPIDPVPYLLTASAARNVPVAGGAAAPCRPNADARQTQDTDPLVARIDRCP, encoded by the coding sequence CGGCCGCCACGCCCGTGGCTGCGCGCGCGGCGAGCGCGAACGTCGCCGCGCTCCAGATCGCGCTCGCGGGCGCGGGGCTTTCCCCCGGGCCGGTCGACGGCATCTCGGGCCCGCAGACGCAGACGGCGCTGCAGCGCTTCCAGGCCCGGCGGCACCTGCTGGTCGACGGGATCGCGGGCGCGCAGACCCGGCGGGCGCTCGGGCGGCGCGGGCGGCCCGCGCTCGGGCACCGGCCGATGCGCCTCGGGACGCGAGGTTGGGACGTCGCGGCGCTCCAGTTCCTCCTGCGCGTGCGCGGCTACGGGTCGGGGGGTCTGGACGGCGGGTTCGGGCCGGGCACGCTGGCCGCGGTGCAGCGGTTCCAGCAGGCGGCCGGGCTGACGGTCGACGGCATCGCCGGGCCGAGCACGCTGGCCGCCCTGCGCCGGCTCCAGGTCACGCCCACGCCGACCGCGACGGCGAGCGGGCCGGTGCGCTTCCTGCGCCCCGTGAGCGTGGCGTTCACGGACGGGTTCGGCTACCCCGGCGGCCGCCGGCACACCGGGCTCGACTACCCCCTGCCGTACGGCGCGCCGGTCGCCGCCACGGGCGTCGGCGTCGTGGCGTTCGCCGGGTGGAACAGCGGCGGCTACGGCAACCTCGTCGTCGTCCGCCATCGGCTCGGGTTCGAGACGTGGTACGCGCATCTGTCGAGCATCACCACGTCGGTGGGCGCGTCCGTGAGCGGCGGCACGGTCATCGGGCACGTCGGCTCGACCGGCCACTCGACCGGCCCGCACCTGCACTTCGAGGTGCGCCAGTTCGGCACGCCGATCGACCCGGTCCCGTACCTGCTGACGGCGAGCGCGGCGCGGAACGTTCCGGTCGCCGGCGGCGCCGCGGCGCCATGCCGGCCGAACGCCGACGCGCGTCAGACGCAGGACACCGATCCGCTCGTCGCGCGGATCGACCGCTGCCCGTGA